One genomic window of Conger conger chromosome 7, fConCon1.1, whole genome shotgun sequence includes the following:
- the mis18a gene encoding protein Mis18-alpha yields the protein MAVMRDIGLRNITYITESVADEESSLGQSELTYKEDAEAPMVFQCGRCKLPVGDSLSWVGSEDDQNQILLKRVTDNVVVGSEPCVSRTHTELGCLIVNLSCLGCSTPLGRVYTSTPRNLDYKRSLFCLSVENVDCYVLGSSSQKIMKDGQDEPVTLEYRVNVDTQIAKIKAIAVSMAQRLFEIEAKLQNSETK from the exons ATGGCGGTCATGAGGGATATTGGTTTGAGAAATATCACTTATATTACTGAAAGTGTCGCCGATGAAGAGTCCTCCCTAGGACAAAGCGAATTAACTTATAAGGAGGACGCCGAGGCGCCTATGGTTTTTCAGTGCGGTCGTTGCAAACTCCCTGTAGGCGACTCGTTGTCGTGGGTTGGAAGCGAGGACGACCAAAACCAAATACTGCTGAAAA GAGTCACTGACAATGTCGTTGTTGGCAGCGAGCCTTGTGTGTCGCGGACTCACACGGAGCTGGGTTG CCTCATTGTCAACCTTTCCTGCCTCGGCTGCTCCACGCCTCTTGGCAGAGTTTACACATCAACACCCAGGAACCTCGATTACAAGAGGTCCCTCTTCTGCCTCAGCGTCGAAAATGTGGACTG CTATGTGCTTGGTTCCTCGTCACAGAAGATTATGAAGGATGGGCAGGACGAGCCCGTCACTTTAGAATACCGAGTGAACGTCGACACGCAGATTGCAAAG ATCAAAGCTATCGCGGTGTCCATGGCGCAGAGGCTCTTCGAAATAGAAGCGAAACTCCAGAACAGTGAGACAAAGTAA